From the Tripterygium wilfordii isolate XIE 37 chromosome 6, ASM1340144v1, whole genome shotgun sequence genome, one window contains:
- the LOC120001064 gene encoding uncharacterized protein LOC120001064 has product MGSCSSWSCNYWVWKVVLVGVCWLLLVGLMVQSSSVRGSTISTSSSRRRAVLMGRTSPRHDEEVVRGNKGKQKELVFNPELDLNYMVRKRRVPNGPDPIHNRKLPPGQA; this is encoded by the exons ATGGGTAGTTGCAGTTCTTGGAGTTGTAATTATTGGGTTTGGAAGGTAGTATTAGTAGGAGTTTGCTGGCTTCTCTTGGTTGGGTTAATGGTGCAAAGTAGTAGTGTAAGAGGAAGCACAATTAGTACTAGTAGTAGTAGAAGAAGAGCAGTATTAATGGGTCGAACAAGTCCGAGGCATGATGAAGAGGTGGTGAGAGGGAATAAAGGGAAGCAGAAGGAGCTTGTTTTTAATCCAGAATTGGATCTCAATTACATGGTGAGGAAAAGAAGAGTTCCCAATGGACCTGATCCCATTCATAACAG gaaACTACCACCGGGACAAGCGTAG
- the LOC120001004 gene encoding disease resistance protein RPV1-like, with translation MSNSRSLASKTPIAALRLRWDVFLSFHGEDTSDTLTSHLHSFLHKKGVRVFLDDVGLNQGDEIAPDLLEAIDDSAAFIIIISPNYASSHWCLEEMARICELGRLILPVFFQVDPSNVRRQRGPFEQYFKKYYLRFGVEKVEIWKKAMEKVGGIAGWVFNKSDVRELVESLAKRVLHELSNNPMVVATCSVGLDSRVEELINLLNAKATGIQILGLHGMGGVGKTTLAKALYNKLVGKFEYRSFISDVREQHQISGLESLQNKIISNLNRGQFPLITDVHSGIRAIKGIVYDKQVLIVLDDVDNVTQLEALAGKREWFNEGSQIIITTRDRQVLCENYVNLIYEVRELNSSQALKLFSYHALRREKPTDNFLKLSEQIVSLAGGLPLALEVIGSVLSDKRTIKEWEDSLKKLRNIRPGNLQDVLKFSFDGLDEQVKCIFLDIACLFVKMDMNREDVVDIMKGCGFEAEESISVLAAKCLVKITEDDSFWMHDQLRDMGRQIVREQNLVDPGMRSRLWDRDEILTLLENNKGTRSIQGIVLDFKKNLVKDPSGITISWNNLLRRPNIVSAVTYLKELFKKCLQDGEENEKQVVLYTRPFEPMVSLRLLEINQVKLVGNFKYVPAELRWLQWKGCPLRNLPSSFQPRQLAVLDLSESNIKRVWGWNAKKVAENLMVLNLKGCYNLDYIDLSGHQKLEKLVLQRCSKITNLHKSIGSLSTLLFLNLEDCTSLIEFPSDVSGLKNLETLILSGCSQLKELPESMGHMRSLKELLLDKTAIATLPESISHLTNLEKLNLNRCQFLKRVPNCMGMLVSLKELTLSNTALEELPHSVGDLVNLEKLNLMWCKSLAEVPDNIGNLKSLTEFLIDSSAIRELPSSIGSLSFLKILSAGKCDFLSRLPDSIGGLASTVELQLGGPLITALPENMGSLKTLQKLEMRNCPLLTSVPEMIGGILTLTTLTIYNVSVTELPESIGLLENLVILRLNKCKKLNKLPSSMGNLKSLHHFRMDETAVIEIPESFGMLSRLMVWSMTKRPLFRLPKNSEPAEGDMEERTMLVPLPTSLSNLSLLEKLDARSFGISGRIPDEFEKLSSLEILKLGNNDFCSLPCSLRGLSLLRELDLRYCENLKSLPPLPSSLQELNLADCFALESISDLSKLENLHDLNLTNCEKVVDIPGLERLKSLKRLYLSGCKACSSAVKRRLSKVCLKNIRNLSMPGSKIPDWFSQGRLRFSKHRNLEVRGVIIGVVVSLDHQITDELRNQLPAIVDIQAKILKLGEPIFTTVLHLMGVPRTHDDQVHLCRYPHFHQLISQLKDGYELEVTKRNPPYVKGVELKMSGAHLVFENDDDYDGNEELLDESQKSLSERLANFFTSTHEQGD, from the exons ATGTCGAACAGTAGAAGCCTTGCTTCAAAGACTCCGATAGCGGCCCTCAGGCTCCGATGGGACGTCTTCCTCAGTTTCCACGGAGAAGACACGAGCGACACCTTAACGTCTCATCTCCACAGCTTCCTCCACAAGAAAGGCGTCCGAGTCTTTCTAGACGACGTTGGGTTGAATCAGGGGGACGAGATCGCGCCAGATCTTCTGGAGGCCATCGACGACTCGGCCGCCTTTATTATCATAATTTCCCCAAACTACGCGTCGTCCCACTGGTGTCTTGAGGAAATGGCCAGGATCTGCGAATTGGGGAGGCTGATTCTCCCTGTGTTCTTCCAAGTAGACCCCTCTAATGTTCGGCGACAGAGGGGGCCTTTTGAACAGTATTTCAAGAAGTATTATTTGAGGTTCGGGGTGGAAAAAGTAGAAATCTGGAAGAAAGCGATGGAGAAAGTTGGAGGTATAGCTGGTTGGGTTTTTAACAAGAG TGATGTTCGAGAACTTGTTGAATCTTTAGCTAAACGGGTTCTGCATGAATTGAGCAACAATCCAATGGTTGTGGCTACATGTAGTGTTGGACTTGATTCTCGTGTAGAAGAACTGATAAATTTGTTGAATGCCAAAGCCACTGGCATTCAAATTCTAGGACTTCATGGAATGGGTGGGGTTGGTAAGACTACACTTGCCAAGGCTCTTTATAATAAGCTTGTTGGAAAATTTGAATACCGAAGTTTTATTTCGGATGTGAGGGAACAACATCAAATTAGTGGTTTAGAGTcacttcaaaacaaaattatcaGCAATCTTAACCGGGGTCAGTTTCCTCTCATAACTGATGTTCATTCTGGCATCAGGGCAATCAAAGGTATAGTTTATGACAAACAGGTTCTCATTGTTTTGGATGATGTTGATAATGTAACGCAACTTGAAGCATTAGCTGGCAAGAGAGAATGGTTTAATGAAGGAAGTCAAATTATCATTACTACCAGAGATAGACAGGTTTTGTGTGAGAATTATGTAAATTTGATTTATGAGGTCAGGGAGTTGAATTCCTCTCAGGCCTTAAAACTTTTCAGTTACCACGCGTTAAGAAGGGAGAAACCTACAGACAATTTCTTAAAACTCTCAGAACAGATTGTTTCCCTTGCAGGAGGGCTACCATTAGCACTTGAAGTGATTGGTTCAGTTTTATCTGATAAGAGGACCATAAAAGAATGGGAAGATTCACTGAAAAAGTTGAGGAATATCCGACCTGGTAATCTTCAAGATGTGTTAAAGTTTAGCTTTGACGGGCTGGATGAACAGGTCAAGTGTATATTCCTTGACATAGCATGTTTGTTTGTCAAAATGGATATGAACAGGGAGGATGTAGTGGATATAATGAAGGGCTGTGGATTTGAGGCTGAGGAATCAATTTCTGTACTCGCAGCAAAATGTCTCGTTAAGATTACTGAGGATGATTCTTTTTGGATGCATGATCAACTCAGAGACATGGGAAGACAAATTGTTCGAGAACAAAATCTTGTAGATCCTGGTATGCGCAGTCGATTGTGGGATCGTGATGAAATTTTGACTTTGTTAGAAAACAACAAG GGGACACGAAGCATACAAGGAATtgtcttagacttcaaaaaGAACCTTGTGAAGGATCCAAGTGGGATTACAATTTCTTGGAATAACCTTCTAAGAAGACCCAATATTGTCTCTGCAGTTACATATCTGAAGGAATTATTCAAGAAATGTCTTCAAGAtggagaagaaaatgaaaagcagGTGGTACTTTACACTAGACCTTTCGAACCAATGGTTAGTTTGCGACTACTGGAAATCAATCAAGTGAAATTGGTAGGAAACTTTAAGTATGTTCCTGCAGAACTAAGGTGGCTGCAGTGGAAAGGATGTCCTTTGAGAAATCTTCCTTCTAGCTTTCAACCAAGGCAACTTGCTGTCCTCGATCTATCAGAGAGCAATATCAAACGAGTTTGGGGTTGGAATGCTAAGAAG GTGGCTGAAAACTTGATGGTCTTGAATTTAAAAGGTTGCTACAATCTTGATTATATTGATTTATCCGGGCATCAAAAGCTGGAAAAGCTTGTGCTTCAGCGATGCAGTAAAATAACTAATCTTCACAAATCAATTGGTAGCCTGAGTACCTTGCTTTTCTTGAATCTGGAAGACTGTACAAGCCTTATTGAATTCCCAAGTGATGTCTCTGGGCTGAAAAATCTTGAGACGCTTATCCTATCTGGTTGCTCTCAATTGAAAGAATTACCGGAGAGCATGGGCCATATGAGATCTTTGAAAGAACTTCTTCTTGACAAGACTGCCATAGCAACCCTACCTGAATCTATCTCCCATCTTACAAATCTTGAGAAGCTTAACCTAAATCGCTGCCAATTTTTGAAACGAGTACCTAATTGTATGGGAATGCTGGTTTCTCTTAAGGAACTCACACTTAGTAACACTGCACTAGAAGAACTACCGCATTCTGTCGGAGATTTGGTGAATCTGGAGAAACTAAACTTGATGTGGTGCAAATCACTTGCTGAAGTTCCTGATAACATTGGTAATCTCAAATCATTGACAGAATTCTTAATTGATTCCAGTGCAATCAGAGAGCTTCCTAGTTCGATTGGTTCCCTGTCGTTTTTGAAGATCTTATCAGCTGGAAAATGTGATTTTTTAAGCAGATTGCCTGATTCAATAGGAGGGTTAGCCTCAACTGTTGAGCTTCAGCTTGGTGGGCCATTGATAACAGCTCTGCCAGAAAACATGGGCTCCTTGAAAACACTTCAGAAGCTTGAAATGAGGAATTGTCCATTGCTTACATCAGTACCAGAAATGATTGGAGGCATTTTAACTCTTACGACTTTGACCATATACAATGTCAGCGTTACTGAGTTGCCAGAGTCCATTGGTTTGCTGGAAAATCTTGTCATATTGCGATTGAACAAGTGCAAAAAGCTCAATAAACTCCCATCTTCAATGGGAAATTTGAAGTCCTTGCACCATTTTCGGATGGACGAAACTGCTGTGATAGAAATACCAGAAAGCTTTGGTATGCTCTCTAGATTAATGGTTTGGAGTATGACAAAAAGGCCTTTATTTCGACTACCTAAAAACAGTGAGCCAGCGGAGGGTGATATGGAGGAGAGAACTATGCTTGTTCCCCTGCCAACTTCTTTGTCAAATCTCTCCTTGTTGGAAAAACTGGATGCTCGTTCTTTTGGAATATCAGGTAGAATTCCTGATGAGTTTGAGAAGTTGTCATCATTAGAGATCTTGAAGCTTGGCAACAATGATTTTTGCAGCCTTCCTTGTAGCCTGAGGGGCCTCTCCCTCCTTAGAGAGCTAGACTTGCGCTATTGCGAAAATCTCAAGTCCTTGCCTCCACTCCCCTCTAGTTTACAGGAGTTGAATCTTGCTGATTGTTTTGCCTTAGAGAGCATATCTGATCTTTCAAAGTTGGAGAATTTGCATGACCTGAATCTAACCAACTGTGAGAAAGTGGTGGACATTCCAGGCCTAGAGCGCCTGAAGTCCTTGAAAAGATTGTATTTGAGTGGCTGCAAGGCATGCTCTTCGGCAGTTAAAAGAAGACTTTCCAag GTATGTTTGAAGAACATTCGCAACCTAAGCATGCCGGGAAGCAAAATTCCTGATTGGTTTTCTCAAGGACGTCTGAGGTTTTCAAAGCACAGAAACCTTGAAGTCAGGGGTGTGATAATTGGCGTCGTCGTCTCTCTTGACCATCAGATAACAGATGAGTTGAGAAATCAACTCCCAGCAATAGTGGACATTCAAGCAAAGATTCTTAAACTTGGTGAGCCTATATTCACCACCGTACTTCATTTAATGGGAGTGCCAAGAACACATGATGATCAGGTTCACTTGTGTCGATATCCACATTTTCATCAGCTTATTTCTCAGTTGAAAGACGGGTACGAGCTAGAGGTGACGAAAAGAAACCCTCCCTACGTTAAAGGGGTTGAGCTTAAGATGTCTGGTGCTCACCTGGtgtttgaaaatgatgatgactATGACGGGAATGAGGAACTACTCGATGAAAGTCAAAAATCATTATCAGAGAGGCTCGCAAATTTTTTCACCTCCACTCATGAACAAGGTGATTAG